The following proteins are co-located in the Dehalococcoides mccartyi 195 genome:
- a CDS encoding TldD/PmbA family protein, which translates to MTELRNIAHELSQQLYHYRADYLEIHLEESSGSYISYRGQNLDTAGRSSDLGGNIRALVNGGWGFVSFNSLDDIQKRIDQAIHQAALAGSAQSQFASAPSVTYAQPDELSQSSVERPLEDKKRVLDEYKDLIWQTKGIKTSFIRFSDGYRRRFYVNSRGSVIEQSRADINFNATAIASADGELQQSNISVGSRGDYNAITRLHSQIKDMTEHAVKLLTAPKVKGGEYTVILDPILAGVFVHEAFGHLSEADHIYENPQMREVMVLGKKFGPKILNIVDNPTMPDLRGSYKYDDEGVAATKNYLIREGKLSGRLHSRETAAKMNEPLSGNARAISYRYAPIVRMSNTYIEPGTSTLEEMLDGVKEGIYVKNWYGGTTSMEMFTFSSGEAYMIRDGKIAEALRLVVLSGNVFDTLHNIDMIGNDLDMNQGGGCGKGGQSPLPVSNGSPHIRIQKCLVGGA; encoded by the coding sequence TTGACTGAACTCAGAAATATTGCCCATGAACTTTCCCAACAGCTTTACCACTACCGGGCAGACTATCTGGAAATCCACCTGGAAGAAAGCTCCGGCAGCTATATCTCTTACCGGGGGCAAAACCTGGATACTGCCGGACGCAGCAGTGACCTGGGCGGCAATATCCGGGCGCTGGTAAATGGCGGCTGGGGTTTTGTCAGCTTTAACAGTCTGGATGATATCCAGAAGCGGATAGATCAGGCAATCCATCAGGCTGCCCTGGCCGGTTCTGCCCAGAGCCAGTTTGCGTCTGCCCCTTCGGTTACATACGCCCAGCCGGATGAACTGTCTCAAAGCTCGGTGGAACGCCCGCTTGAAGATAAAAAACGGGTGCTGGACGAATATAAAGACCTTATCTGGCAAACCAAAGGCATAAAAACATCGTTTATCCGCTTTTCAGACGGCTACCGCCGCCGCTTTTACGTAAACTCCCGCGGCAGTGTCATAGAGCAGTCACGCGCAGATATAAATTTCAACGCCACTGCCATTGCTTCGGCAGACGGCGAACTCCAGCAGTCCAATATCTCGGTAGGCAGCCGCGGAGATTACAATGCCATAACCAGGCTGCACTCCCAGATAAAAGACATGACCGAACATGCCGTAAAACTGCTCACCGCCCCCAAAGTCAAAGGCGGCGAATATACCGTAATACTTGACCCCATACTGGCGGGGGTATTTGTCCACGAAGCCTTCGGCCATTTGTCCGAAGCAGACCATATATATGAAAACCCCCAGATGCGGGAAGTAATGGTGCTGGGCAAAAAATTCGGCCCGAAAATACTGAATATTGTGGACAACCCCACCATGCCGGACCTCCGGGGCAGCTATAAATACGATGACGAAGGGGTAGCCGCCACTAAAAATTACCTTATCCGTGAGGGTAAGCTCAGCGGCCGCCTTCACTCACGTGAAACTGCCGCCAAAATGAATGAGCCACTTTCCGGCAATGCCAGAGCCATATCATACCGCTATGCCCCCATTGTACGTATGAGTAATACCTATATAGAGCCCGGCACTTCCACTCTGGAAGAAATGCTGGACGGGGTAAAAGAAGGTATTTATGTAAAGAACTGGTACGGCGGAACTACCAGCATGGAAATGTTTACCTTCTCCTCCGGAGAAGCATACATGATAAGGGACGGCAAGATAGCCGAAGCCCTGCGCCTGGTGGTTCTGTCCGGAAATGTATTTGATACCCTGCATAATATAGATATGATAGGCAATGATTTGGATATGAACCAGGGCGGCGGCTGCGGCAAGGGCGGCCAGTCTCCCCTGCCGGTTTCCAACGGCTCACCCCATATCCGTATTCAGAAATGCCTGGTAGGTGGTGCCTGA
- the glmM gene encoding phosphoglucosamine mutase: MGLFGTSGIRRLVDERLMEIALKVGFSVGKRYRRVVLAGDSRTSTPAIKRILSGALVSAGADVVDIGLVPTPTLAFMVRDFDAGLMVTASHNTAEYNGIKFLNPDGSAFSYLQQQEITKDVESSRAHPMKWDSFGQINAFPSTVEKHMEHILGYLPDKCRLKVVVDCGGGAASVITPWLLQRMGSRVISLNDTTHGFFPHPPEPLAENLSGLIQTVKESDADLGIAHDGDADRMVAVDKHGNFISGDKMLVLFARAARADKVVTTLDASMAVDEMGFKVIRTAVGDNYVSEELKRQGNFGGEPCGAWVFPESSLCPDGIYAAARLLNLVSHQPLSELISDIPEYSMKRGSVEGSGLNLALVEESLQCLNPLSSSLLDGIKLNLKDGWLLIRPSGTEPKIRLTAEARTPEYCETIYQTGLKCLKSCLSREK; encoded by the coding sequence ATGGGATTATTCGGAACTTCCGGCATCCGCCGTTTGGTAGATGAGCGTTTAATGGAAATAGCTCTGAAGGTAGGGTTTTCAGTAGGAAAACGCTACCGGAGAGTGGTTTTGGCGGGTGACAGCCGCACTTCAACCCCGGCTATCAAACGCATACTCAGCGGGGCGCTGGTTTCCGCCGGGGCAGATGTAGTTGATATAGGATTGGTGCCTACGCCTACCTTGGCCTTTATGGTCCGGGATTTTGATGCCGGTCTGATGGTAACCGCTTCACACAACACGGCTGAATACAACGGTATCAAGTTTCTTAATCCTGACGGCTCAGCCTTCAGTTACCTGCAGCAGCAGGAAATAACCAAAGATGTTGAATCAAGCCGTGCCCACCCCATGAAGTGGGATAGTTTCGGCCAGATAAATGCCTTTCCCTCTACTGTTGAAAAACATATGGAGCATATACTTGGTTATTTGCCGGACAAATGCCGTCTTAAGGTGGTGGTGGATTGCGGCGGCGGGGCGGCATCCGTTATAACCCCTTGGCTGCTTCAGCGTATGGGCAGCCGGGTGATTTCCCTGAATGATACTACCCACGGCTTTTTCCCTCACCCGCCTGAACCGCTGGCTGAAAATCTTAGCGGGCTGATACAGACCGTCAAAGAAAGCGATGCTGATTTGGGTATTGCCCATGACGGTGATGCCGACCGGATGGTAGCGGTGGATAAGCACGGAAACTTTATTTCGGGTGACAAGATGCTGGTGCTTTTTGCCAGAGCTGCCAGGGCAGACAAGGTGGTTACCACTCTGGATGCTTCTATGGCAGTAGACGAGATGGGGTTTAAGGTTATCCGTACGGCTGTGGGTGACAACTATGTTTCCGAGGAACTTAAACGGCAGGGTAACTTCGGGGGTGAGCCCTGCGGTGCCTGGGTCTTTCCCGAAAGCTCTCTTTGCCCTGACGGTATTTATGCCGCTGCCAGACTACTAAACCTGGTTTCTCACCAGCCCCTTTCAGAACTTATTTCGGATATACCGGAATATTCCATGAAGAGAGGCAGTGTGGAAGGCAGCGGTTTGAATCTGGCCCTGGTTGAGGAATCACTCCAGTGCCTGAATCCTCTTTCCTCCAGCCTGCTGGACGGTATAAAATTAAACCTGAAAGATGGCTGGCTGCTTATCCGCCCTTCGGGTACAGAGCCTAAAATCCGCCTGACGGCCGAAGCCAGAACACCGGAGTACTGTGAGACTATTTACCAAACCGGGCTTAAGTGCCTGAAGAGCTGTCTTTCCCGGGAGAAATAA
- the glmU gene encoding bifunctional sugar-1-phosphate nucleotidylyltransferase/acetyltransferase, with the protein MKAVILAAGEGSRMRPLTFTRPKVMLPIAGKPILEHLLLEVSAAGITEFILVVGYRDEQVRSYFADGARWGLKISYCQQTRQLGTAHALKQLEKQLQADFLVMNGDILAKSADIAALAASSETTLGVFEASDPRRLGVLETDGSRVKRIHEKSANPPTNLANAGLYFFTPRIFAAINNTPLSLRGEYEITASIQMLIDSGLAVGYRPLTYWQDVSYPWDLLDLNASMLKSLSQRICGQVEENAVIRGAVEIGEGSRVRSGAYLEGPVIIGKNCDIGPNCYIRPATSIGDNCRVGASVEIKNSIIMDNTKIPHLNYVGDSVIGQNCNLGAGTKLANLRFDGADITAGGVNTRRRKLGAVLGDGVETGINVSLNPGVLIGAGSRIGPGAVVSGVIEPNSYIG; encoded by the coding sequence ATGAAGGCAGTCATATTGGCAGCGGGCGAAGGCAGCCGCATGCGTCCGCTTACATTTACCCGCCCCAAGGTTATGCTGCCCATTGCGGGCAAGCCTATTTTGGAGCACCTCTTACTGGAGGTCAGCGCTGCCGGTATCACGGAGTTTATACTGGTGGTGGGTTACCGTGATGAACAGGTGCGTTCGTATTTTGCAGACGGTGCCAGGTGGGGGTTGAAAATCAGCTATTGCCAGCAGACCCGTCAGCTGGGTACCGCCCACGCCTTAAAGCAGCTTGAAAAGCAGCTGCAGGCTGATTTTCTGGTTATGAACGGGGATATACTGGCAAAATCAGCTGATATCGCCGCTCTGGCGGCATCTTCCGAAACTACACTGGGTGTTTTTGAAGCATCAGACCCACGCCGCCTGGGGGTGCTTGAAACAGACGGCAGCCGGGTAAAACGTATCCATGAAAAATCCGCAAATCCCCCCACCAATCTGGCAAATGCCGGTTTGTATTTCTTTACCCCACGTATATTTGCCGCCATAAACAATACCCCGCTGTCACTTAGGGGCGAATATGAAATAACCGCATCTATCCAGATGCTTATTGACAGCGGCCTGGCGGTGGGTTACCGCCCGCTTACTTACTGGCAGGACGTCAGCTACCCGTGGGATTTGCTTGACCTGAATGCCTCCATGCTTAAAAGCCTTAGCCAACGTATTTGCGGCCAGGTAGAGGAAAATGCGGTTATCAGGGGGGCGGTGGAAATAGGCGAAGGCAGCCGTGTTCGTTCGGGGGCGTATCTGGAAGGGCCGGTGATAATAGGCAAAAACTGTGACATAGGCCCGAATTGTTATATCCGTCCGGCTACCTCCATAGGGGATAACTGCCGGGTTGGGGCTTCGGTTGAGATAAAAAACTCTATTATTATGGATAATACCAAAATACCTCACCTGAATTATGTGGGGGATAGTGTTATCGGGCAAAACTGCAATCTGGGGGCCGGAACCAAGCTGGCAAACCTGCGTTTTGACGGCGCGGATATTACAGCCGGGGGTGTCAATACCCGCCGCCGCAAGCTGGGTGCGGTCTTGGGGGATGGGGTTGAGACCGGTATTAACGTAAGCCTTAATCCGGGCGTCCTTATAGGCGCAGGCAGCCGTATAGGGCCCGGTGCGGTTGTGAGCGGTGTTATTGAACCGAACTCATACATCGGCTAA
- the glmU gene encoding bifunctional sugar-1-phosphate nucleotidylyltransferase/acetyltransferase — protein MKQAVILAAGEGQRLRPFTSSKSKVMLSIAGKPLLEYVIESLARNGIRDIILVVGYKRERIFDYFGDGGHLGVEITYVSQPNQLGTAHALKQTRDKIRGDFLVLNGDQLISPATIGDFVKEPPQAVMVKAINGEDPRRYGVVSSSGRRLTSIEEKPSIAKSNLINTGIYSFSTRVFDYIAEHLDIPMVLQSMIKDGLDIRVAESRGVWLDIVYPWDMLSLNAVVSDTLKPGVAGTIESGVVMKGPVLIGKNTVIRSNSYITGPVIIGEGCDIGPSVCIYPSTSIADNVTVAPFCQIKNSLIYSGNSIGVASVIEDSVIDRGCVIRGQFSAPSAEVETRINDELHKIKVGTMMGEDCMVGNGAVLQGGTVVGNSSRIAPLKTLSGSIPDGSLVV, from the coding sequence ATGAAACAGGCAGTTATACTGGCGGCCGGTGAAGGACAGCGTCTTAGGCCTTTTACCTCAAGCAAGTCAAAGGTTATGTTGTCTATTGCGGGTAAGCCACTGCTTGAGTACGTTATTGAATCCCTTGCCCGAAACGGTATCCGGGATATTATTCTGGTAGTGGGTTATAAACGTGAGCGTATCTTTGATTATTTCGGAGATGGCGGGCATCTGGGGGTAGAGATAACCTATGTCAGTCAGCCAAACCAGCTGGGTACAGCCCATGCCCTTAAGCAAACCAGAGACAAAATCAGAGGGGATTTTCTGGTATTAAACGGAGACCAGCTTATTAGTCCGGCAACCATAGGTGATTTTGTAAAAGAGCCGCCCCAGGCTGTTATGGTAAAAGCTATAAACGGTGAAGACCCCAGGCGGTACGGGGTGGTAAGCTCTTCGGGCAGGCGTTTGACCTCTATAGAGGAAAAACCCAGTATAGCTAAGAGCAATTTGATAAATACCGGCATTTACTCCTTTTCAACCCGGGTGTTTGACTATATTGCTGAGCATCTGGATATCCCGATGGTCTTGCAGTCCATGATTAAAGACGGGCTGGATATACGGGTAGCAGAAAGCCGGGGTGTCTGGCTGGATATAGTCTACCCGTGGGATATGCTCTCACTTAATGCAGTTGTCTCAGATACACTCAAGCCGGGCGTAGCCGGTACTATTGAAAGCGGCGTGGTGATGAAAGGGCCGGTGCTTATCGGCAAAAATACGGTTATCCGCTCCAATTCATATATTACAGGCCCGGTGATAATCGGTGAGGGTTGTGATATCGGGCCGAGTGTCTGTATTTACCCGTCCACCAGTATTGCAGACAATGTCACTGTCGCCCCTTTCTGCCAGATAAAAAACAGCCTTATTTACAGCGGTAACAGTATCGGGGTGGCTTCGGTTATTGAAGATTCGGTTATAGACCGGGGCTGTGTGATTCGCGGCCAGTTCAGCGCCCCTTCCGCCGAGGTGGAAACCCGCATAAATGATGAATTACATAAAATAAAAGTAGGTACTATGATGGGTGAAGACTGTATGGTGGGGAACGGTGCAGTTCTTCAGGGCGGTACGGTGGTGGGAAATTCCAGCCGTATAGCCCCTTTAAAAACCCTGTCGGGCAGTATACCTGACGGCAGTCTGGTGGTCTAG
- the glmS gene encoding glutamine--fructose-6-phosphate transaminase (isomerizing), whose translation MCGIVGYTGKRQAQAVLYDCLCRLEYRGYDSCGIAVNTPEVQVFKDAGKVRNILQNAPRFEGTAGLGHTRWATCGEPTRINAHPHIDCTGKISLVHNGVINNYAQLRKRLEANGHKVVSDTDTELIAHLIEEYDKGNLEEAVRQAVKEIDGSYALVVMRSGDNTLVAVRKDSPLVIGVGDSEYLVASDVPAILGYTNRVIYPEEGDIAVISPDSLKINRNGEYIIPRVEKINWTPDEAQKGGYSHYMLKEIHEQPQVIQNTLINMPLTESFYKSPLLEQGRKTGILFLACGSSYHAALTGRYLVEEHLNIPVRLEVASEFNYMQHLPPCKLAVVLSQSGETADILRAMRRLKQAGCMIVAITNVAGSTAARLADHVIYTQAGPEIGVAATKSFIAQLVVLYALCFACASAASPRYQDYLSTMRLLPGAVQKILGSHQNIKDAAIEVAKAKSAFFIGRGINYPIALEGALKLKEISYIHAEGYAAGELKHGPFALLSPETPVLALVSRDQTYEAMLTGLREIKVRRAPLIVIGEDGDDQLEQLADRVIKIPPFNRLFSPILFSVVLQLLAFYAAYELGRDIDTPRNLAKSVTVE comes from the coding sequence ATGTGCGGTATAGTGGGTTACACCGGTAAACGCCAGGCACAGGCTGTTTTATATGATTGTTTGTGCCGTCTGGAGTACCGCGGGTATGATTCCTGCGGCATAGCCGTAAACACGCCTGAGGTGCAGGTTTTTAAAGATGCAGGCAAAGTCCGTAACATACTTCAAAATGCCCCCCGGTTTGAGGGTACAGCCGGTCTGGGGCATACCCGCTGGGCTACCTGCGGTGAACCAACCCGGATAAATGCCCACCCCCACATAGACTGCACCGGCAAAATCAGCCTGGTGCATAACGGGGTAATAAATAACTATGCCCAACTCCGCAAACGGCTTGAGGCTAATGGCCACAAGGTTGTTTCAGATACGGACACCGAGCTTATTGCCCATTTGATAGAGGAGTACGATAAAGGAAACCTAGAAGAAGCCGTCCGTCAGGCAGTGAAGGAGATAGATGGCTCTTATGCTCTGGTGGTGATGCGTTCCGGGGATAATACCCTGGTAGCGGTGCGGAAGGACAGTCCGCTGGTTATCGGGGTGGGGGACAGTGAGTATCTGGTAGCTTCAGATGTGCCTGCTATTTTAGGATATACCAACCGGGTTATATATCCGGAAGAGGGGGATATTGCCGTTATCAGCCCGGACAGCCTGAAAATAAACCGGAATGGCGAATATATTATTCCCCGTGTAGAGAAGATAAACTGGACGCCGGATGAAGCCCAGAAGGGCGGCTACAGCCACTATATGCTTAAAGAAATACACGAACAGCCGCAGGTTATTCAAAATACCCTGATAAATATGCCCCTGACGGAGTCTTTTTATAAATCCCCGCTGCTGGAGCAGGGCCGTAAGACCGGCATACTGTTTCTAGCCTGCGGCAGTTCATACCATGCGGCTCTGACCGGCCGCTATTTGGTAGAGGAACATCTGAATATACCCGTCCGTCTGGAGGTGGCTTCAGAGTTCAACTATATGCAGCATTTACCGCCCTGCAAACTGGCCGTGGTGCTTAGCCAGTCTGGCGAAACCGCAGACATTTTGCGGGCCATGCGCCGTTTAAAGCAAGCCGGTTGTATGATAGTGGCCATAACAAATGTAGCCGGCAGTACGGCTGCCCGTCTGGCAGACCATGTTATATATACTCAGGCTGGGCCGGAAATAGGGGTAGCAGCTACCAAGAGTTTTATTGCCCAGCTGGTAGTCCTGTACGCTTTGTGTTTTGCCTGTGCTTCTGCTGCCAGCCCGCGTTATCAGGATTATTTAAGCACTATGCGGCTTTTACCCGGTGCTGTCCAGAAAATACTGGGCAGCCACCAGAATATTAAAGATGCGGCTATAGAAGTAGCCAAAGCTAAAAGTGCCTTTTTTATAGGCCGGGGGATTAACTATCCTATTGCCCTGGAGGGTGCTTTGAAGCTAAAGGAGATTTCGTATATCCATGCGGAGGGCTATGCTGCCGGGGAACTGAAACACGGGCCGTTTGCCCTGCTTTCTCCGGAAACGCCGGTGCTGGCGTTGGTTAGCCGTGACCAAACCTATGAAGCCATGTTGACTGGGCTGCGGGAAATAAAGGTACGGCGCGCACCTTTGATTGTTATCGGTGAAGACGGAGACGACCAGCTTGAACAGCTGGCAGACCGGGTGATAAAAATTCCGCCCTTCAACCGGCTGTTCAGTCCCATACTCTTTTCAGTAGTGCTTCAGCTGCTGGCATTTTATGCGGCTTATGAGCTGGGGCGTGACATAGATACCCCCCGCAATCTGGCTAAAAGCGTCACAGTAGAGTAG